The following proteins are co-located in the Acanthochromis polyacanthus isolate Apoly-LR-REF ecotype Palm Island chromosome 7, KAUST_Apoly_ChrSc, whole genome shotgun sequence genome:
- the utp15 gene encoding U3 small nucleolar RNA-associated protein 15 homolog, translating to MASFKPTKIPVYPKLGEKVTQDTLYWKNYKAPVQIKEFGAITNIDFSPVTPHNFAVTAFTRIHIYGPSSQEPVKTFTRFKDTAYCGRFRSDGQLLVAGCEDSVVRLFDVSGKVALRMFRGHTKAVHVTDFTSDRYQILTGSDDYTCRLWDIPNATDLNVYQEHTDYIRCGVTSKLNRDLFITGSYDHTLKVFDARVDKSVMTMDHGQPVESLLLYPSEGLLVSAGGRYVKVWDLLKGGQPLVSLRNHHKTVTCLALSSNGQRLLSASLDRHVKVYSTTNYKAVHNFDYAASILSLALAPDDQSIVVGMTNSMLSIKHRKSPEESREISGQQRRRPSYRVFVKGKNYIPKQDDYLVSKPVKQYLAKYDKQLKKFNVSKALDCALEKWIRLRNPEVPLAVMKELDRRGTLKNALAGRDEQQLSRLLSFLIGNLVDVRFAPVLVVAAEMILDIYRSILGQSPVIDRQLLRMQELLEREIDYQKELVEVLGMLDTMFASSLPKMEVPCSSVSRSNGLSQGEASTSRPQPQVT from the exons ATGGCTTCATTTAAACCTACAAAAATCCCAGTTTACCCAAAACTAGGAGAGAAAGTCACACAAGACACACTCTACTGGAAAAACTACAAA GCACCAGTCCAGATAAAAGAATTTGGAGCCATCACAAACATAGACTTCTCCCCCGTGACTCCACATAATTTTGCCGTGACTGCATTCACACGA atccACATTTATGGGCCATCCTCCCAGGAGCCTGTCAAGACATTTACGCGCTTTAAGGACACTGCATACTGTGGCAGGTTCAGGTCAGATGGTCAGCTGCTGGTGGCAGGATGCGAGGACTCTGTCGTCCGGCTGTTTGACGTCAGCGGCAAGGTGGCACTCAGGATGTTTAGAGGACACACAAA ggCTGTACATGTGACAGACTTCACCTCAGACCGTTATCAGATCCTCACAGGGTCAGATGACTACACCTGCCGACTTTGGGACATCCCAAATGCCACTGATCTAAATGTCTACCAAGAACACACAGATTACATTCGTTGTGGTGTCACAAGCAAACTCAACAGAGACCTTTTCATTACTG GATCATACGACCACACACTGAAAGTGTTTGATGCCAGAGTGGATAAGAGTGTGATGACCATGGACCACGGCCAGCCAGTAGAGAGCCTCCTGCTCTACCCCTCTGAGGGACTCCTGGTCTCTGCAG GTGGACGCTATGTGAAAGTGTGGGATCTGCTAAAAGGAGGCCAGCCGCTGGTTTCACTGAGGAACCATCACAAAACTGTCACCTGTTTGGCACTCAGCAGCAACGGACAGAGACTGCTGTCAGCCTCTCTGGACAG GCATGTAAAGGTGTACAGCACAACAAACTACAAAGCGGTCCACAACTTCGACTATGCTGCCTCTATCCTCAGTCTGGCTTTGGCT CCGGATGACCAGTCCATTGTGGTGGGAATGACCAACAGTATGCTGAGTATCAAACACAGGAAAAGTCCTGAAGAGTCGAGGGAAATAAGTGGCCAGCAGAGGCGGCGACCGTCATACCGTGTTTTTGTGAAAGGGAAGAATTACATCCCTAAACAG GATGATTATCTTGTCAGTAAGCCAGTGAAACAATATTTGGCCAAATATGACAAACAGCTCAAGAAATTTAATGTGTCCAAGGCTTTGGATTGCGCTCTGGAG AAATGGATAAGACTGCGAAACCCTGAGGTTCCATTGGCTGTTATGAAAGAGCTGGATCGAAGAGGAACGCTGAAGAATGCACTGGCAGGAAGAGATGAACAGCAGCTCTCTCGGTTACTCAGCTTCCTCATAGG GAACTTGGTTGATGTGAGGTTCGCTCCTGTGCTTGTAGTAGCAGCTGAGATGATCCTGGACATCTATCGGTCGATACTGGGCCAGTCACCAGTCATAGACCGACAGCTGCTGCGTATGCAGGAACTGCTGGAGCGAGAGATAGACTACCAGAAGGAACTTGTGGAGGTTCTGGGCATGTTGGACACAATGTTTGCGTCCTCCCTCCCGAAGATGGAGGTCCCGTGTTCTAGTGTCAGCAGGTCCAACGGACTGTCTCAGGGAGAAGCAAGTACCTCAAGACCACAGCCTCAAGTCACCTGA